Below is a genomic region from Staphylococcus carnosus.
TGCATTTCATAAGGCTTTTCAAATTGATTACTTTGGCTTATGTATTAGAAATGCGTTAAAATAATGTTGAGTGTGAAAGTAGGTGACGACAGAGTGGCAAGATATAACATAGAAAATGATGTGGTAGTCATTTCTTTGGAACGATTAATGCGTATCAATCCTGAATTAATTTATCAAGCATGGACAGATGCAGATGTTATGAGACGTTGGTTTATGACATCTAATCGCTCAAACAAATCTATAGACTTGATTCCAGAAGAAGGTCGACGTTATGAAATCGTTGATGAACGAAATGGCAAAACGAATAAAATTACAGGTGTTTATCAAGAATTAGAAGCACCCAATCGTATTGTGATGACGATCGGAATGCCTGAACTAAGTGATAAAGAAGACACGATTGAAGTTGAAATCTTTGAACGTGAACCAGGTTCTGATATCACACAAATGAATTTCCAATATACTGCTGTTGTTCCGAAAGAACGACGCTGGACGACATTGGAATACAAGCAGCAAAAGAAAGAATATCATGATTCAACTGCACATGGATTTGAAAATATGTTTGTGAAATTACAAGATATTTTGACAGAGATGCAGAAAGAACAAGAAGAATTTTAAACGAAAAAGAAGCGGTACGTCACTTTTAATGTGAAGACGTACCGCTTCTTTTCATGTATTATACTGTTTCTTGACCACGTTTATTCCAAGTTAAAATAAAGCTGAACATTGCAAGTAAACTTACAATCGTTAATAAAATAAAACCTACATTCCAACCGAATTGATCAACCACAAATCCAAGTACAATATTTGCCATCACTGCACCAAATAAGTAACCGAATAAACCAGTTAAGCCAGCAGCCGTACCAGCTGCTTTTTTCGGTACGTAATCAAGTGCCTGTAATCCAATCAGCATAACAGGACCATAGATTAAGAAACCGATAGCTACTAAAGAAAGATTATCAATCCAAGGATTACCAGCTGGATTCAACCAATAGATAAGGACGAAAATCGTAACACCTAACATAAAGAAGAATCCTGCAGGACCGCGTCGTCCTTTGAATAGCTTATCTGAAAGCCATCCGCACAGTAATGTACCAGGAATACCTGCCCATTCATAAAGGAAGTAAGCCCATCCTGATTCTTTCATGTCAAAATGTTTTTCTTCACTTAAATAAACAGGTGCCCAATCTAAAACGCCGTATCGTACAAAGTAAACAAAGATATTTGCAAAAGCTATTGCCCATACCCATTTATTATTTAAGACATATTTGAAAAGTATTTCTTTTGTCGTCAACTCTGTTTCCATTGTTTCTTTTGATGCGTTCGGATAATCATCACGATATACCTCAATTGGAGGTAAACCTTGAGATTGCGGTGTATCTCTGACTAAGAAGAATGAAATAATTGCGATAATAATTGCGAATACAGCGGGGTAGATAAATGCACCTTCAAAACCCTTTAAATAACCGAAATTATAAAGTGCAGTCATCGAAATGCCCCAAGTTGCTATTGGTGCCATCAAACCGCCGCCGACATTATGTGCGACATTCCATAAAGCAGTTTTACTGCCACGTTCACTAACACTGTACCAGTGTACTAAGACACGTCCAGATGGCGGCCAACCCATACCTTGGAACCATCCATTTAAAAAGAGCATGATGAACATAATCAGTATGCCGGACGTAAAGAATGGTACAAAGCCAAGAAGTAAATTGATGATGACAGTTAAAATTAAGCCGAGACTTAAGAACACACGCGCGTTACTCCTGTCACTGACCATTCCCATTACAAACTTACTGAAGCCATAAGCAATGGAAACAGCAGATAATGCAATACCTAATTGCCCTTTACTAAACCCTTGATCAATGAGATCTGGCATTGCTAATGAAAAGTTTTTGCGCAGTAAATAATAGCCTGCATAACCGATAAAAATTCCTAAAAATACTTGTAATCTTAATTTTTTATATGTATTGTCCACTTCATCACTCGGCAAAGGTTTCCGGGGAGAAGGGGGCTTTAAAAAATTAAACATAGAAGTGCCTCCTTTTACAAAACATTAATATTATCTTAATATTAAATTTACAAAAAGACAACGCTTCCATAAAAAATATATAGTTGATAGATTTTTACAGAAATAGAAATATATAAATACAGTTTCTGCATTATTATTATTTCTTTTTTTTATTTTCATTAGAAAGTAACACTAAAGATACGGCTATTAATGGTAATAAGAAAGATTTACTAAGTTCAAACTGTCCGTCAAGGACAAAAATAATACCATTATATATAGCAAGTCCCATTAGATAATAGATTAAAAATAGATAAACTTTCTTCATACATATATCCTTTCAACATACATTTTTGTTAATTATAAATTATAACAAAAACATCACTAACTGGATTCTAATTCAATACAATGGAAAAGAACGACTTCCGTAATGAAAAATGGTCGCTTTCTGCATGCTCATTGCGAAAAATATATTCTTTAAAACACCTGAATATGTAGATGTTTTAAAGATATAGATTGAAAAGATCTTGAAGAGAATAAAGTTAAAATAAAAAGACGATGGAAAATATAGAAGTTTTCATCGTCTTTGGTATATACAAATAAAAAAAGAACATTTCATGATAAGAAACGTTCTAAAAAATCACTGCTATGAAATTGTGCTGTGTTTATATTGAGCGACTCTTGGGCGATAGTTCACGCACAAGACATCAATATTTTTAGTCGCTAAAGTATGAATTAATTTAGCGATGACACGTGGTGTGCAAGAAATATCAATATATTGTTGTGTCAAAATATAATTAATATCTTCTTGATGTGTCAAGTACTGCATAATATCAATAATCTTGTCTTTAATGAATACATCTTGCAAGCCATCGATTTTAAGTTTGAAATGCATCATTGCTTCAATATTTGCTTCAGTTTGGAAAATAAATTCTTTTTGAGATAATGGTAAGACTTGATAAATAGGATAATTATGGAAACTAAGGAAACTGATAAAATAAGGCAAGTTGCATTTAGGAATATGAACTTTCAATACAAGCTGTTGTTTAACTTTCATAAATTCTGCTTGAACAGCGTGGCTGCTTTGAAGTTGTTTGCATTCGTTGAGTAGGTGTCTGCGTTTTAGCCATGTCGATAAGTTTCCGATATTAATAATAAATGTGTCATATTTATCTAAAAACATAGACGATTCCTCCAGGAGATGTAAGATGGATTTGATTTCAAAAGAGGTAATATTAATACGTGCTGTTTCAAATTCATTTAAATTTTACCACTCTTTAATTTAAATTTCACTAGGACTTTTGGATGAATCTATACTGGAAATGTAAGAGACTTAATGAACTTAATAGAAATGATATATGATAAGATGAAGCTAAATCATTATTGGAGGATTAATCACAGATGAAATATAGAGCAGTTGTATTTGATTTTGATGGGACAATTATTGATACAGAACAACATCTATTCGAGACGATAAATAAGCATTTAGAAATGCATGGAAAAACGCCTATTTCTATTGACTATTATCGTGCATCTATCGGTGGTGCTGCTTCTGAGTTGCATACATATTTGGAAAATGAAATTGGTGAAAAAGAGACAGAAGCATTGTATGATGATCATCATACCCAAAGTGCCCATTTGCCTATGATAGAAAATATACGCAAGTTGATGAATCTGTTAGAAAAGAAAAGCGTTCCAATGGCAATAGCTACAAGCAGCAGTCGTTCTAATATACAACCTACTTTAGAAGCCTTGGATTTACCTGAACGAATGTCAGTGATTGTAGGAAGAGAAGATGTAGATGAGGTAAAACCAGCACCGGACTTATATTTAAAAGCTGTGCAAGAATTAAATTTAAATCCTGTTAGCTGCTTAGCTATTGAAGATTCTGTGAATGGCGCAACCGCAGCTGAAACAGCCGGGCTTGGTGTTATAGTTAATACGAATGCTATGACAGAGTTAATGAATTTTGATGCATTGCAATTAGTGGGTAAGAATATGACTGCTGATCAAATAGATACTGAATTTTTTAATTAAGCAGGTGAGACCATGATTATTTTATTTTTTCTTGCAGGTCCTATCATTATTGCGATTGGTAATTTAGTCTTAGGACCAATATTTAATAAGAAAATACCGATGAATGTCCGTTTTCGTGCATTTATGATAGGCTCAACGATTTATCTCATTACTGCATATCTATGTTATATCTTAGTTTTAAAAGGAAAATTATAAAGAAAAAGGCTTGCTTTTGTTGATATTATCAGCATAAGCAAGCCTTTTGTGTTGTTATTTTGTTGCAAAATATAATCCTACTACGACTAATAAAAGTAATATTGCATCTATACCTATCATTAAAGCACGGCGTGATGTTGCTTCGCCATTTTCTTTTAAGCGCTTATACATTATATAATTCGGTATGAGATTTGCAATTAATAGAACGATTATGAGTATAATGAGTATTATTTTCATTCAGAATCTCCATTTCTAATTGTTGATAACAAGTCCCAGAGAAAGGCAATGATAATACCAATAATCACTCCGGCGCCTACTCCGATTTTCATATGTCCAGTTAACTGTCCGATAACGATACCAAGAATAACTGTAATAGGAAGGACAATACCAAATTTTATTTTTCTAGCAGGAGAAGTCAACGCACTAAACATAGCAATATAACAAATCCCGAAGACAAGTGCTGCGCCAATGGATAGCAATAATGTGTGCATCATTGGTGCATGACTTCCCATACGATTCAAGAAAAAGAATAATGCTCCAAAAATAAATGTATATAAAATAGCGCGAGAGACAAGTTGTTTAGACACTACTGACGTCTCCTTTCATATTGAATAGTCAAATTATAACATATCAATAGAAAGGAACTGTATTAATCATTCTTTTTCAAATTGATGATGGTCATTTAAGAAAGCATAAAACAGACCAATGATAAGACCGCCACCGATATAGTTACCAATAAAAGCAGCGATAATATTGATCACTGCCGGCCAGAAATGCAGAACATCAACATTATAAACAATACCGCCGATAAATAGACATGCATTGTAAACAACGTGTTCATATCCCATAAATGCGAATACTGCTACCCCGAACATCATGACGAACATTTTCGCTAAAATATCATCAATCTGCATTGCAATAACTAAAGAAATATTAATGAAGAAGTTGGCGAAAATGCCTTTAGCCAGTAGTTCTAAAAAGCTTGCTGTCATCGTTTTATGATGGATAACTTCAGAAAGTTGTTTCATCATGTCAGGTGTCATACTATCGCTCATACGTAATATTAAGAAGAAGGCTAATGCACCTAATATATTACCTAAGAAACATAGCATAAAGATTTTGAATACCCGCCAAGGTTTAATGACGCGATAATACATTCCAACAGTAAAATACATAAAGTTGCTGGTTAAAAGCTCAGAGTTTGTAAATAAAATCAATACTAACGCAAAACTGAAGGCAATCGCACCGACAATATTGACGATTCCAGCAGTGGTATGATCAATTAAACTTGCTTTGATTGCGAGTACGAAGACTGAAATAATACTAATAATAAAACCAGCCATCATCGCACGAAGTAAATAGCGACGCATAAATGTAGCTTGCAGTACATCTTTCGTACGAATTGTAGCAACGACATCATTAACCCACTGTCGTCCATAAAATACTTTATCCCAACGAATATTCTTTTCATTCATCTTGCTTTCTCCTAACATTGTAAAATACAAGATTTAGTATAAGGCGTGAATATAGTTTTGTGAATACTTTCACAAATAAGTTTTTAAATTTTTTTCAGAATATGTCTTTTTCGTGAATAGAGAACATTAAATCTCTAGATATTTTGCTAAAGCATACGAAATAACGTATCAGAAGTGTGTTTAAATTCCGAGCAATTTAGTAAATATAATTAAAAAGAAAAGAATAATAAAAGAGTGATAACAAACTATTATACTGAAAATTCAAAAAGGCAGATTGCCAGTTAAACAAAAGACGTGCTATAATATTCAAATAATATGAAACTCTTATAAAAAGACATGAAAATAATAAAATATCCATATTGGGTGTTGGAATTATCTTTAAGTTGATAAGGACTAATATTTTTATGAGTGCAAATTACATGAATTCCTATGGTGACTATGGCGCAACATGATTGTAAATAAAAAAATGAAAGCGCATACATAAAAGTGTAATTTTTATGTTTTCATCATAGAAATTTATAGTATAATTAAGCTCATTAGGCATAGAAGCTACTTTCGATATGGTAAGAAAATTAGTGAGTAATTTGTCGCAATCTTCAGACAGAAAAAGGGGTACCGGATTAAGTATTGCGAAACAAGTAAGAGAATTAGATGCTTAAATATCGAAGAAACGAGCTGCGCCTGGAAATTTTGTAAAAGAGAAGGGGAATTTTCTAATGGAAGAAACTCAATTGCAACGAGGATTAAGTTCTAGACAGATACAAATGATTGCACTGGGCGGTACAATCGGTGTTGGTTTATTTATGGGTGCGACAAGTACAATTAAATGGACAGGTCCGTCAGTCATTTTTGCTTATCTGATCGTAGGTTTATTTTTATTTTTAGTTATGCGTGCTATGGGAGAAATGGTTTATTTACATCCGACAACAGGGTCATTTGCAAACTTCGCAAGTGATTATATTCATCCAGTTGCGGGTTATTTAACAGCTTGGAGTAATATATTCCAATGGGTTGTTGTAGGTATGAGTGAAGTTATCGCAGTCGGAGAATATATGAGATATTGGTTCCCGACATTACCAGAATGGATTCCTGGAGTTATTGTAATTGTGTTACTAGCAGGGGCGAACTTAGTATCAGTTAAGGCATTTGGTGAATTTGAATTCTGGTTCGCAATGATTAAAATTGTAACGATTATTTTAATGATTATTGCAGGTTTCGGTCTGATCTTCTTCGGATTAGGTAACGGCGGACATGCAATCGGACTTTCAAACTTATGGTCTCATGGCGGATTTATGCCAAACGGCTGGGTTGGATTCTTCTTTGCATTATCTATTGTTGTTGGTTCATACCAAGGGGTAGAACTGATAGGTATTACAGCAGGGGAAACAAAAGATCCTCAAAAGAACATTAAAAAAGCAGTAAATGGTGTTATCTGGCGTATTTTGATTTTCTATATTGGTGCAATTTTTGTAATTGTAACAGTATATCCTTGGGATGAGTTAGGCAATATCGGTAGTCCATTTACACAAACTTTCGCAAAAGTAGGTATTACATTTGCAGCTGGTTTAATCAACTTTGTAGTATTAACTGCTGCAATGTCAGGTTGTAACTCAGGTATCTTCAGTGCAAGTCGTATGATTTATACATTAGCGCAGCATAAACAATTACCGAAAATTTTCTTGAAAGTCATGAAAAATGGTGTTCCAGTTTATCCTGTATTAGCAATGGGAATCGGTATCTTTGTTGGTGTTATCTTAAATATTGTTTTACCAATGTTTATCAAAGGTGCTGACAGCATTTTCGTATATGTATACAGTGCATCTATTTTACCAGGTATGATTCCTTGGTTTATGATTTTAATCAGTCATATCCGCTTCCGCAGATTGCACCCTGAAGAAGTTGAAGGACATCCTTTCACAATGCCGGGCGGTGTTGCGGCAAGTTATTTAACAATTGCCTTCTTATTATTAGTATTAGTAGGTATGTTATTTAATAAAGAAACTGTTGTATCAGTAGTCATTGGTTTAATTTTCTTAGCATTTATGACAGCATTCTACTTTGTCAGAGGCTATGATAGATTGCCGGATGAAGATCAGCATTTAAAATAAGTTATAAATAAGAAAAGAGTTGAGACATTTGCCTCAACTCTTTTTTTAATGCTCAAATTCAATATTAGATAAATGTTTTTTGTAATTATTTAAGGCCATTTTAGACTGCGTGACTAAATCTAAGGAATTTGAAAAGTCCAATGAAAGGTAACGGTAATAAAGGACATTAATCATAAATAATTGTGCGGTAAGTGATGTAGTCGCTGCCATGCGTACTTCACTTTCATCTGTTTCACCATAAATTAAATCAATATCAGTGTAATTTGTGATAGGATTTTCTTTATTTCCCATGAGTGATATTAAGAATAGATGATAGTCAGAAGCAACACGTGCAATGGCTTCTAATTCATTGTGTTCTCCGCTATTTGAAATGATAAAAAGACAATCTCTTGCATCATGTGTAGCAATAACGTTGATTAGTGTATGCACACCTTCAATGCAGTGTACATTGATGCCGACACGAGATAGTTTTTGAAATAAATCTCTTGCAGCAACGTATGAAGCACCAAAACCAAAAATAAAGACGGTCCGTGATTGTTTTAATCTAGCACAAACTTTATCAATATCGTTTTCATCTACTGCATCAGATACTTTGCACAATGTTTGGGTAGTTCGAGACAACATTTTGCGTTTAATGGTATCGAGTGATTCATTAGATTGTAATTCAAGTTGACGTGGTTTTGTGCGGGCAGACATATATTTTGAAACTTCTGTTTTCAATTCTTGAAAACCGCCATCTGTGATTTTATATCCGAATCGCACGACAGAAGATGGGCTCGTACTTGTCCGGTCAGCAAGTGTGTGTGTTGTCATATCGACAATTTGTTGCGGACGTCGCAAAATATAGTCTGCTATTTTCTTCTCGCTTTTAGTGAGAGAAGGGTATTTAGATTCTAACTTATATAAAATGTTTGTCATAAAAAACCACCTGCTCTATGGAATAGCTAATAAATTTAAAGTTAATCTTTTTGGATGAAATGCATAGATAGCAGTAAACGTGTTCCCAATATCATTTTGATAGGAAAAACATAGTTGCTTTTTCCTATCAAGTAAGTCAGATATCCTCCCAAAAACTGTACTTACAACATGATAAAGTTAATTGTACCTAGTGTACTATACGTTATTAAGTTAGACAATTGTGAATTTTAAATTGACTGCAACTACTATTAAGATACCTATTTTCAAGGAAAATAAACCATCAATCAAGTACGGATAGATTGATTTGAAGCATCTATGATTTCATATATTAATCTAATAATAGGCGATTTCCATTGTACAAATACAGATTGAAATTCGCCTACATCTATTGTCGTTAATGGATACAATGATAGTGAACTTAACACATCCAAATATTGTTTTTCAAAATATGTAAGTGCACTTGTATAAGTTGTTATTCGTTGTAATTCTTTTTGTATAAAGGTATTGATATCAGTAGCAATCGACAGTACTTCTTTTTGTTTTGAACGAAACAGTGCACTATTACACGCTTCGCTTTTACTCAAAATAAATACTAAATTTTTGTACATATCATTTAAAGATGTTGTTGTCATGTGAAGTAATCTCCTTATGCAAAAATATTTGTGATTAAAATATTGGTAGAATATAATATATTAATAGCGTTATACTTATACGAAACATTATTTAGGGGGCCATCATGGTTTTAAGAAAAGATAAACCAGCATGGAGAGATTTATGGCTGCTGCCCATTGCACTTGTAGGAATATTTGCATTTTCTGGACTTGAGATGCTTGTAGCTTTAAACTTCCATGCACCATTTAATGAAGACACACTGAACGGCGTAGGCGCCATCGGGCAAATGTTAAGTTACATAGTTGTTTTAATTGTTTTTTATTATTTTCATTATCAAGAAATGCCTGGTCGTTTAAGCGCAGGATGGGCATATGTTAAAAAACATTGGCTATTTTTAGTGATTGTGCTTCTCATCGTTATGGGATTGGAATCATTATACAATCAATTAATGGCCATGTTGCCTGAAGGAATTGGATTTAAAGAAACTCAAAATGAAGAGAGTTTAGATGTACTTTTTAAAAATCCAGCTTTTTTACCATTGAGTTTTTTATTTGTAGTAATATTAGCGCCAGTGGTGGAAGAACTATTCTTTAGAAATGTGATAATTGGCGAGTTAGGAAAGAAATTTAATTATATTGTGATGGGTGTTATTTCTGCTATTACATTTGCTGGTATGCATGTGATTGGTGCAACATCACCATTTGAATTTGGTTCATACTTTATTATCGCAGTTGCTTTAGTTTATGTATACTTTAAATCTGGTAAAAATACCGCAGCAACAATTTTTATTCACATGACAAATAATCTCGTTTCATTTATCATGACTGCATTCTTCAGCTGATTTATAACTGGAAAAGTTATTTGAATGCTTAATTAAATAAGAACACTAAAAAATCCAACTGATCAGTTTGCAGAATCAGTTGGATTTAAAAATTTTTGGTAGTTATAAATAGAAATATCATGTGTTTTAACTGTTTTTTGGAAAGAATAAGAAATGTCTTTTATATCTGCAATTGAGATTTCTTTAGTATTGCCTCGGCCAATATCAAAAATAACAACATGCCAATCTGCTTTGCGACAAATTAATCCGATAAAAATCACATTTTCTTTTTCTAATGTTCCATTCATTTCATACTCTGCCAACATGACATTACGTTCGGCACAATAAATAAGTAAGTCAGAAAAAGTATGAGGTAGGGCTTCATTAGGATTGGATTCGAATTTTATATATCGATCCATTCGTTTTAAAATCCGGCGAATATGGGTGGCTGGTTGATTTAAACATTTTTTGATGAGTTGTTGAATTTCTTTACGGTAAGGCAATTTTGTATATGACTGACTTTCGTTTAATGTCATAAATAAAGCGAGCATTTGATCTTCGGTCAATTCTAGCTTGATGGGTGAATGATCTGGTTGAATACGGTAACCACCAAGAACACCTTGCTTTGCGATGATTTGAACACCTTGATTTTCAAGATCTTGTATATCACGCAAAATTGTTCGTTTAGAAACTTCTAATTTTTTCGCAAGTTGTGTAGCAGTTAGTTGATCATTCGTTTCAATAAATTGAATTAATTTATTTTGGCGTTCAACTTTATTCATATATGCCACCTCCCATATATTACATATTATAATGATTATATCATATTTAGTATAATATGATATTTATTCGCAAAAAAAATGCTAAAAAGTATGAAAAATTTTAAAGTAAACGCTTACATTTATTAAAAAGGTATGTTACACTTTCAATAGTAACTAGGAGATAGCACTGATGTAACAAAGGGGTAATGATAAATCATAGTCGTGTGATTTATTAAAAACGTGCAAATCACTAGTTAATAAACATCTTCAATATTATTACTTACTTTCCTTTCTATGCCGACTAGTATCGCTAGTCGGTTTTTTAATATGAAAAATTGAAAGTTATTCACTTTTTTCTAGTTTTACATGCTAAAATAATAATAATACATAATAAAATTAATTGATTTGAGGTGTAAAGTTTGAATAAAACAGAACGCATTCATCTTGATAAAGAAATAAGACAATGGTTAAAGGGACTAGACGATATTATCCCGCAATTGATAGCAGATATGCATACAGAGACAAAGGCGAATCAATTTGATTTAGTCACAAATGTAGATCGTATGATTCAAGATAAATTTGAAATGTTTTTACAAACCCACTACCCATCACATCAGCTTTTTGCTGAGGAGAAGAATAATGATTTAGTAGATGCAAAACATGGTGATGTATGGATTATGGATCCTATCGATGGTACAGCGAATCTTGTTAAACAACAAACGGATTATTGTATTATCTTGAGCTATTTTGCAGATGGTGAAGCACAGTTATCTTATATCTATGATTATCCGCATAAAGTACTTTATAAAGCGATTAAAGGTGTAGGTGCATTTGAAAATGAAACGCCGTTGCCTACCGTTGTCGAGCGAGATATTAAGTATTTGATTTTATCCTATAATATCTATGTTTTAAATGAAACAACATTGAAAGATTTGAAAGAAGCTGCTTTTAGTTATCGTTTGATAGGGTCATGCGGTTTAGATTCAGTGAGGGTTATTAAAGGACAATTTGGTGCACATATTAATACAAATTCTAAACCTTGGGATATTTCTGCTCAATTCTTGTTTGCTAAAGAACTAGGTTTGAAAATGACTGATTTACAAGGAGAGCCTCTTGATTTTTCAAAAGCAGGTCCGTTCATCATCAGTAATCCAGGGTGCCATAAAGCAGTTTTAAATATTTTAAATGAAAATGGCGGATATCAAGCTGATTTCATTAATAAGACTTAAGTATCATGTTTTATAAAAATAGATATAATATAATGTGTTTGTTAAGTAATTAAAATTAATATAGACAATGTGTGAGGAGTGGTTGGGTGAGAAGAACAGAGGATCCCAAAAGAAAAATGGGCACAGTTCCTAAGGTATTATTATGGGTTTTTGGTATTTTAGTATTACTTGCTGTAGTTGCTGCAATTTACTTAGCAGTGAAAATTTTTGCAGTAGGGGGCAATATACATAACCCATTGGACAGAAGCAAATCAGAACTAAGAAAAGAAAAAGTGGATTTGAATAAAGGAGAACCTTTCACTATTGCATTGTTTGGTGTAGATTCAGATGCACAGCGTAAAAGTGAAAATGATGGTGAACGTTCAGATTCAATTATGATTTTATCTATTAATCCAGATAAGAAAAAAACTGAAATCGTCAGCATTCCGCGTGATACACAAGCAGAAATTGTAGGACACGGTACTACTGAGAAGATTAACCACGCTTATGCTTATGGCGGTCCGAATATGGCTGTTAAATCTTTAGAAAAATTAATGAATGTACCGATTGATCATTATGCTACGATTGACATGGATGGTATGCATGGAATGGTAGATGCTCTTGGAGGCGTCGATGTTGTCAGCAATTCAACATTTAGTACAGATGGTTATAACTTTGTAAAAGGTAAAAAGGTTCATTTAGATGGAGATAAAGCACTTGCTTTCATTCGTTCACGTAAAGAAGAAGGTGCTGGCGGAGACTTTGGTCGTCAAGAACGT
It encodes:
- a CDS encoding LCP family protein, translated to MGTVPKVLLWVFGILVLLAVVAAIYLAVKIFAVGGNIHNPLDRSKSELRKEKVDLNKGEPFTIALFGVDSDAQRKSENDGERSDSIMILSINPDKKKTEIVSIPRDTQAEIVGHGTTEKINHAYAYGGPNMAVKSLEKLMNVPIDHYATIDMDGMHGMVDALGGVDVVSNSTFSTDGYNFVKGKKVHLDGDKALAFIRSRKEEGAGGDFGRQERQQLVLQGIANELTSVKSITNFNGVTNQIEKNVKTDLTLGQLNTIRSKYKDANENVRRHQLQGSGGIQDDGLYYFVPDKASLENMTELLRSNLDL